The DNA sequence GCTTTCTTCCTCGGAATTCTTTCCGGAGTATTGTACGCACTTTATATTTTGACGAGCAAGAAACTTTTAGCCAAATTAGAAGTCATTACTTTTATTACGTATAGTATGGTTTTCAGTACGATTTTTCTGTTCCTTATTAATATGTATTTCGGTGAACATTTTTTCGGCTTTTCAAACAAGGCCTGGCTTTCACTTTTGACTCAAGGAATTGTTTGTCAGTTAATCGCATGGTTGCTGATTAGTTATTCAACTCAAAATATGCGTGCGACTCGAGTTTCGTTAAGTCTTTTGAGTCAAGCGATATTTGCGACAATTTTGGCTGCGATTTTTTTGAATGAAAAAATAACAGTGGTACAGATGGTTGGCAGTGTGATTATATTAGCAGGAATTGCAACTACCTTTTATGATAAAAATTCAATAAAGAATTTATAATTTATATTGAAAGTAAATAAGTGTTTCCAGTAGAGAATGATTAATTTCAGCTTTTAATGAATTGAAATTATAGTCGTTCG is a window from the Kaistella flava (ex Peng et al. 2021) genome containing:
- a CDS encoding DMT family transporter codes for the protein MTKPRIALFLGILCISIFPVIVRMNLTSGLISAFYRMAIATAIILPFAIYKKKLYLENYKTLLPIAVCGILFASDIAVWNISIQHSSATQATLLTNLSPIWVGVFSFIFLSYRPRKSFWLGTLVALIGMMTFVGIDTILELKLDTAFFLGILSGVLYALYILTSKKLLAKLEVITFITYSMVFSTIFLFLINMYFGEHFFGFSNKAWLSLLTQGIVCQLIAWLLISYSTQNMRATRVSLSLLSQAIFATILAAIFLNEKITVVQMVGSVIILAGIATTFYDKNSIKNL